In Amblyraja radiata isolate CabotCenter1 chromosome 39, sAmbRad1.1.pri, whole genome shotgun sequence, the following proteins share a genomic window:
- the polr3d gene encoding DNA-directed RNA polymerase III subunit RPC4 isoform X1, whose amino-acid sequence MAEKGASGDPTSSSGTRPPITVGRGLPGRRTAAAVTPGRLPSIRSRDLTLGGMKKKTFTPNIISRKVKEEPKEVDATQRKENKERERDRQRDGRGRGRGRPETIQSHSIFEQGPAEMMKKRAGWDSSVDMKEFGTSPIINIKKEKRESEEETKQILRMLDRDDFIDDPGLKNDARNMPVQLPLAQSGWLFKEDNEVEEVEELTAREEKMEMDIPAVKVKDEPGGEDVAKGSPASGKPSVVRKAPAAPKNVSVAELLQELSVRKDDELLFLQLPDTLPGQSPTCEEKPTKAEVLNEDGQTVLLKQEKSQEQKQAENTCSLMDLTEGQIGKLLIRKSGRVQLVLGQVTLDVTMGTTCSFLQELVSIGIGENRTGEMTVLGHIKHKLVCSPDFEALLEQRQ is encoded by the exons ATGGCTGAGAAAGGTGCCAGCGGTGACCCCACCAGCTCCAGCGGGACCAGACCTCCCATCACCGTGGGCAGGGGTCTGCCAGGACGGCGGACTGCAGCCGCTGTCACGCCGGGCCGCCTGCCCTCCATCCGATCGCGGGATCTAACATTGGGAGGAATGAAAAAG AAAACATTCACTCCAAACATCATCAGCAGGAAAGTTAAGGAAGA ACCAAAGGAGGTAGATGCTACACAGAGGAAAGAGAACAAAGAACGAGAAAGAGATCGGCAGAGAGATGGTCGCGGGCGAGGACGAGGCAGACCTGAGACCATCCAGTCCCATTCCATCTTCGAGCAGGGGCCCGCTGAAATGATGAAGAAGAGAG CTGGTTGGGATTCCTCTGTGGACATGAAAGAGTTTGGAACGTCCCCAATTATTAACATCAAGAAGGAAAAGCGAGAGTCGGAGGAAGAAACCAAGCAGATTCTCCGCATGCTGGACCGGGACGAT TTTATCGATGACCCTGGCCTGAAAAACGATGCCCGCAACATGCCCGTGCAGCTTCCTCTGGCCCAATCAGGCTGGCTGTTCAAGGAGGACAATGAGGTTGAGGAGGTTGAGGAGCTGACTGCCAGGGAGGAGAAGATGGAGATGGATATCCCCGCTGTGAAAG TGAAGGATGAGCCCGGCGGTGAAGATGTGGCGAAGGGCTCTCCGGCATCGGGGAAGCCCAGCGTGGTGAGGAAGGCTCCGGCTGCTCCAAAGAACGTTTCGGTAGCTGAACTGCTCCAGGAGCTCAGCGTGCGCAAAGACgacgagctgctgttcctccagctcccCGACACGTTGCCGGGCCAGTCCCCCACCTGTGAAGAGAAGCCAACGAAAGCCGAGGTGCTGAACGAGGACGGGCAGACTGTGCTGCTGAAACAGGAGAAGTCTCAG gAACAGAAACAAGCTGAAAATACCTGCTCGCTGATGGATCTAACGGAGGGTCAGATTGGGAAGCTGCTGATCAGGAAGTCAGGGCGAGTACAGCTCGTTCTCGGGCAGGTCACCCTGGATGTTACCATGGGAACAACCTGTTCATTTCTCCAG GAGCTGGTTTCCATTGGAATTGGAGAGAACAGGACAGGAGAGATGACAGTGTTGGGGCACATCAAGCACAAGCTGGTCTGTTCCCCGGACTTTGAGGCGCTCCTTGAGCAAAGACAGTAG
- the polr3d gene encoding DNA-directed RNA polymerase III subunit RPC4 isoform X2, which translates to MAEKGASGDPTSSSGTRPPITVGRGLPGRRTAAAVTPGRLPSIRSRDLTLGGMKKKTFTPNIISRKVKEEPKEVDATQRKENKERERDRQRDGRGRGRGRPETIQSHSIFEQGPAEMMKKRAGWDSSVDMKEFGTSPIINIKKEKRESEEETKQILRMLDRDDFIDDPGLKNDARNMPVQLPLAQSGWLFKEDNEVEEVEELTAREEKMEMDIPAVKVKDEPGGEDVAKGSPASGKPSVVRKAPAAPKNVSVAELLQELSVRKDDELLFLQLPDTLPGQSPTCEEKPTKAEVLNEDGQTVLLKQEKSQEQKQAENTCSLMDLTEGQIGKLLIRKSGRVQLVLGQVTLDVTMGTTCSFLQNFLFTFPSCLFSSILVTQIGFSL; encoded by the exons ATGGCTGAGAAAGGTGCCAGCGGTGACCCCACCAGCTCCAGCGGGACCAGACCTCCCATCACCGTGGGCAGGGGTCTGCCAGGACGGCGGACTGCAGCCGCTGTCACGCCGGGCCGCCTGCCCTCCATCCGATCGCGGGATCTAACATTGGGAGGAATGAAAAAG AAAACATTCACTCCAAACATCATCAGCAGGAAAGTTAAGGAAGA ACCAAAGGAGGTAGATGCTACACAGAGGAAAGAGAACAAAGAACGAGAAAGAGATCGGCAGAGAGATGGTCGCGGGCGAGGACGAGGCAGACCTGAGACCATCCAGTCCCATTCCATCTTCGAGCAGGGGCCCGCTGAAATGATGAAGAAGAGAG CTGGTTGGGATTCCTCTGTGGACATGAAAGAGTTTGGAACGTCCCCAATTATTAACATCAAGAAGGAAAAGCGAGAGTCGGAGGAAGAAACCAAGCAGATTCTCCGCATGCTGGACCGGGACGAT TTTATCGATGACCCTGGCCTGAAAAACGATGCCCGCAACATGCCCGTGCAGCTTCCTCTGGCCCAATCAGGCTGGCTGTTCAAGGAGGACAATGAGGTTGAGGAGGTTGAGGAGCTGACTGCCAGGGAGGAGAAGATGGAGATGGATATCCCCGCTGTGAAAG TGAAGGATGAGCCCGGCGGTGAAGATGTGGCGAAGGGCTCTCCGGCATCGGGGAAGCCCAGCGTGGTGAGGAAGGCTCCGGCTGCTCCAAAGAACGTTTCGGTAGCTGAACTGCTCCAGGAGCTCAGCGTGCGCAAAGACgacgagctgctgttcctccagctcccCGACACGTTGCCGGGCCAGTCCCCCACCTGTGAAGAGAAGCCAACGAAAGCCGAGGTGCTGAACGAGGACGGGCAGACTGTGCTGCTGAAACAGGAGAAGTCTCAG gAACAGAAACAAGCTGAAAATACCTGCTCGCTGATGGATCTAACGGAGGGTCAGATTGGGAAGCTGCTGATCAGGAAGTCAGGGCGAGTACAGCTCGTTCTCGGGCAGGTCACCCTGGATGTTACCATGGGAACAACCTGTTCATTTCTCCAG
- the LOC116967231 gene encoding profilin-2-like yields the protein MLGWEDYVRSLLADGLCQDAAVLACSCPRLLAAKEDGLFKQMSSKEIGNIMSNERKTFQVKGFTIGGKKCFVIRDNFQLDGDYTMDVRMKRRDGNNPCNSIAIARSTKVVIMIMGKRGVHGGTLNKKAFQMATYIRRSGC from the coding sequence ATGCTGGGCTGGGAAGACTACGTGCGGAGTTTACTTGCCGATGGGTTGTGCCAGGACGCTGCCGTCTTAGCCTGTTCCTGCCCCAGGCTGCTGGCCGCCAAAGAGGACGGCCTGTTCAAGCAAATGAGCTCAAAGGAAATCGGGAACATCATGAGCAACGAGCGGAAGACCTTCCAGGTCAAGGGGTTCACCATCGGTGGCAAGAAGTGTTTCGTCATCCGCGACAACTTCCAGCTGGACGGCGATTACACCATGGACGTCAGGATGAAAAGGAGGGACGGTAACAACCCCTGCAACAGCATCGCCATCGCTCGGTCGACAAAAgtggtcattatgatcatgggcAAGAGAGGTGTCCATGGAGGAACACTCAATAAAAAGGCCTTCCAGATGGCGACCTACATACGAAGATCTGGCTGTTAG